The Kineococcus radiotolerans SRS30216 = ATCC BAA-149 genomic interval CTCCACCTGCTCCCGCCCGTGCAGGGACCGCCGCGCGTCGCGCACGGCGCGCTCCTCGCCCTCCACGGCCAGCACCGACCCCCCGGCCCCGACCGCGTCGGCCAGCAGCGCGGTGAACAACCCCGCCCCGGAGTAGAGGTCCAGCGCGCTCTCCCCCGGTCGCGGGTCCAGCGCGGCGAGCACGGCCTCGCCCAGCAGCGTCGGGGCGGCCGGGTGCACCTGCCAGAACCCCGCGCCGCCGACGCGGAAGGCGTGGTCCTCACCGCGCACGGTGACGCGCTCCTCCACCCAGGTGCGGCCGGACACCCGGTGCAGCCCGTCGGCGGTGCGCACCGCCACCGAGGCGTCGGGCAGCCGCGGCAGGTGGGCGTGCCGCCCCGGGGTCGGGGTCACCACCACCAGCGGCGGGGCGCCGTCGGAGCCGGCGGCGACCTCGACGGTCTCGACGTTGCCGAAGCGCTGGGCCAGCACCCCGCTCCCGACCACCCGCTCCGTGCTGATGGGGCAGTCCTCCAGCGGGACGACGTCGTGGGAGCGGTGCCCGCGCAGGCCGGTGCGGCCCTCGGCGTCGACGGCGAACTGGGTCCGGGTGCGCCAGCGCAGGCCCTCCGGCCCGGCGCTGGGCGCCTCCTCGACGACCACGTCGAGGTCGAGCCCGGCGAGGCGGTGCAGCTGCTCGGCCACGACCTGCGCCTTCAGCTCGCGCTGCTTCGCGCCGGTGGCGTGCTGGAAGTCGCAGCCCCCGCACATCCCCGGCCGCGCCACCGGGCACGCCGGCTCGACGCGCGCCGGGTCGGCGCGCAGCACCCGCACGGCGTCGGCGCGCCAGAACTTCGCCTCCGCCGCGCCCTCGGTGATCCGGGCCACGACGCGCTCGCCGGGCAGGGCGTGGCGGACGAAGACGACGCGGCCCTCGTGGCGGGCGACGCAGTGCCCGCCGTGGGCGACCGGCCCGACCTCGACCTCGATCTCGGTGCCGCGGGCGTCCGGCCCCGCCCCGGGGCGGCCCGGGGACCGCGGGCGGGTGCGGCGGGCCCGGGTGGGGCCGCTCACCGGTCCTCCTCGCTGGGGGCGGGACCGAAGGTCCCGCGCCGGACGAGGCCGGGGGCGGCGCGCTCCGCGCGGTCCTCCAGGCCCTCCGAGCTGCTCAGCTGCCAGGGGACGCTGGCCACCATCACCCCCGGCTGGTAGCGCAACCGGGCGCGCAGGCGCAGGGCGGACTGGTTGTGCAGCAGGGTCTCCCACCAGTGGCCGACGACGTACTCGGGGACGTAGACCACGACGAGGTCGCGGGGGTAGCGCTGCCGCAGGCCCTTGACGTGCTCCACGACCGGTCGCGTGATCTCCCGGTACGGGGAGTCGAGGACGGTCAGCGGCACGGGGACGCCGAGGGCCTCCCACCGCTGCTGCAGCGAGGCGGTCTCCTCCGGGTCCACGGCGACGGTCACCGCCTGCAGCTCGGTGGGCTTGGCCGCCCGGGCGAAGGCCAGCGCGCGCAGGGTCGGCTTGTGCAGCTTCGAGACCAGCACCACCGCCCGCACGCCGGTGGGCAGCGCCTTGGCCTTCGCGGTCTCGCTGATCTCCAGCTCGCGGGCCACCGAGGTGTAGTGGCGGCGGATGAGCTTCATGTTCGCGAACACGAAGACCATCGCCAGGATGGCGATGTAGGCGCCCTGGGTGAACTTCGTCAGCAGGACGATGACCAGGACCAGGCCCGTCAGGCCCAGGCCGACGGAGTTGATGACCCGCGAGCGCCGCATCTGGGCCCGGCGGGCGGGGTCGGTCTCGGTGCGCAGGTGCCGGGTCCAGTGCCGGACCATGCCGGTCTGGCTCATCGTGAAGGACACGAAGACCCCCACGATGTAGAGCTGGATGAGGCGGGTGACCTCGGCGTCGTAGGCGACGATGAGGACGATGGCCGCCACCGCCAGGGCGATGATGCCGTTGGAGAAGGCCAGCCGGTCGCCCCGGGTGTGCAGCTGCTTGGGCAGGAAGCCGTCGCGGGCAAGGATCGAGCCGAGCACGGGGAAGCCGTTGAACGCGGTGTTCGCGGCCAGCACCAGGATGACGCCGGTGGCGGCGGTGACGACGTAGAAGGCCACCGGCAGGTGGTCGAAGACGGTCGCGGCGAGCTGGCCGATGATGGGGTCCTGGACGTAGCTGTCGCCCACGGGCACGCCGTCGCGCAGCAGCTGGGTGGCGGGGTCCTCGGCGAAGCGGACCCCGGTGGCGCGGGCCAGCGCGACGATGCTCACGAGCATCGTGACGCTGGTCAGGCCGAGCAGCAGCAGGGTCGTGGCTGCGTTCTTGCTCTTGGGCTTCTGGAACGCCGGCACCCCGTTGCTGATGGCCTCCACCCCGGTGAGGGCGGCGGCGCCGGAGGAGAAGGCCCGCAGGATCAGGAACGCCCCGGCGACGCTGGTCAGGCCACCGGAGATGTCGTGCTCGGCGGCCAGCCCCAGGGAGGCGCTGGGCGCGTCGGGCAGGTCCCCGAACAGCAGCCGCACCAGCCCGTAGACCGCCATCCCGAGGATGGAGAACATGAAGATGTAGGTGGGGATCGCGAACGCGGCGCCGCTCTCGCGCAGCCCGCGCAGGTTCGCTGACATCAGCAGCAGCACGAGGGCCACCGCGAACAGGGCCTCGTGCCCGCGCAGCGCGGGGATCGCCGCGGCGGCGTACTGGGCCCCCGAGGAGATCGACACGGCCACGGTGAGGACGTAGTCGACCAGCAGCGCGCTGCCCACCGTCAGCCCCGCGTTGGGCCCCAGGTTGACCGTCGCGACCTCGTAGTCCCCGCCCCCGGAGGGGTAGGCGTGCACGTTCTGCCGGTAGGAGGCCACGACGACGAACATGACGAGCACGACGGCGCCCACGATCCACGGCGAGAACACGTAGGCCGCGATCCCGGCGATGGAGAGGGTCAGGAAGATCTCGTCGGGTGCGTAGGCCACCGAGCTCAGCGCGTCGGAGGCGAAGACGGGCAGCGCGATGCGTTTCGGCAGCAGCGTCTCGGACAGTCGTTCGCTGCGGAACGGCCGCCCGACGAGTACGCGCTTGACCGCGTCCGTCAGAGAGGGCACGTGTCCAGATGGTAGGTGCTGCGCCGGTGTGCGCCGCGCCCGACCGCCGCGGGAGGAGGTAGCGTTTCCGGCGTGCACTTCGTGATCATGGGCTGCGGCCGGGTGGGCTCGAGCCTGGCGGTCACCGTCGAGCAGCGCGGGCACAGCGTGGCCGTCATCGACCAGAACGCCGACGCCTTCCGCCGCCTGGGCCCGACCTTCGCCGGCCGCCGCGTGACGGGGGTGGGCTTCGACCACGACACCCTCGTCGAGGCGGGCATCCACGAGGCCGGCGCCTTCGCCGCGGTGTCCTCCGGCGACAACTCCAACATCCTCGCCGCCCGCGTGGCGCGGGAGAAGTTCGACGTCGACAACGTCGTGGCCCGCATCTACGACCCCGGCCGGGCCGAGATCTACGAGCGGCTGGGCATCCCCACCATCGCCACCGTCCGCTGGACCGCCGACCAGGTCCTGCGCCGCCTGGTGCCCCAGGGGGCGCTGAGCGAGTTCCGCGACCCCTCCGGGCGTGTCGTGCTCGTCGAGACCATCGTCCACGAGGGCTGGACCGGCCGTCCGCTGTCCGCGCTGGAGGCCGCGGCCGGGGTGCGGGTGGCCTACGTGACGCGGCTGGGCCAGGGGATCGTCCCCACCCGGGGCATGGCCTTCCAGGACGGCGACGTGGTGCACGTCGTCGTCGCCGACGAACGGCTGGGGCAGGCCACCGCCCTGCTCGCCGCCGCTCCCGAGGGGGACTCCTGATGCGCGTGGTCATCGCCGGCGCCGGCATCGTCGGCCGGTCCATCGCCCGCGAGCTGCTCGGGAACGGCCACCGCGTGCTGCTCATCGACCGCAGCCCCGCCGCCATGAAGATCACCAGCGTGCCCGACGCCCAGTGGCTGCTGGCCGACGCCTGCGAGATCGTCAGCCTCGACGAGGCCGAGCTCGCCGACTGCGACGTCGTGGTGGCCGCGACCGGCGACGACAAGGCGAACCTCGTCGTGTCGCTGCTGGCCAAGACCGAGTACGGCGTCCCGCGCACGGTGGCGCGGGTGAACAACCCCAAGAACGAGTGGCTCTTCGACGAGGCGTGGGGCGTCGACGTGGCCGTGTCGACCCCGCGGCTCATGACGGCCCTGGTCGAGGAGGCCGTGAGCGTCGGCGAGCTCGTCCGCCTGTTCACCTTCCAGCAGGGGCGTTCCTCGCTGGCGGAGTACACCCTGCAGGGCGGGAGCTCGGTGATGGGGCGGACCGTCGGTGAGGTCACCTGGCCGGAGGACACCGTGCTGGTCGCGATCGTGCGGGCCGACCGCCCCCTGTCTCCCAGTCCCGACGACGTCCTGGAGGACGGGGACCACCTGCTGTTCCTCTCGGTGCCCGACGCCGAGGCGGCCCTGCGGACGATGCTGGGCACCCCGTGACCGGGGCGACCCCCGGGGCCTGACCGGCCCGGGCGGCCCTCCCGGCGCGGAGCCGGGCGGGGTCAGTCCCGGGCGGTCGCCGGCCCCTCCGGCGGGGCGAGCGGGGTGCTCCCCCGGAGCAGGATCAGCCCGGCGATGGCCACCCCGGCCACCAGCAGCGGCCAGCCGAGGACGAGCTTGCTCACGGCGAGGGCCGTGGTGTTCCCGGCGAGGTAGAGCGGCAGTTGGACCGCCACCCGCAGCACGTAGCCGGCCAGCAGCAGCCCGGTGAGCTTCTGGCACAGCGCGACGACGCCGCGGTCGCGGCGCCAGGCCGTGGGGTCGTCGGTGACGGCGCCGACGACGAAGCCCACGACGGGCCAGCGGGCGACCATCGACACCGCGAAGACGACGGCGAGACCGAGGTTGACGAGGATGCCGGGCAGGAAGACGTCCTGCGCCCGGCCGGTGCGGGAGGCGATGAACGCCGCGACCGCCGTGGTGATGATGCCGCCCAGGACGTGCTGCAGGGTCTCGCGGCGGGCGATGCGCGCCACCAGCGCCACGAGCAGGACGGCGAGGGAGGCACCGACCGACACCAGCAGGTCGTGGGTGACGATCCAGCCCACGAGGAAGGCCAGCGCCGGAGCGGCGGAGTCGAGCACCCCGCGCCAGCCGCCCAGGGCCGAGGACAACCGCTGCCGGACGAGGTCCTCGACGGTCGCGGGCGGCGCGGGCGGCGGAGCGCTCACGCCTTCTCGGAGCAGAGGAGCTCGTAGACCGGGTTGAAGATGACCCGCTGGCCGTCGTCGCAGGCGACGAGGCCCTGGGCCTTGACCCGCCGGCCGACCTCGACCCCGGCGATCCGGCGACGGCCCAGCCACACCAGGGACACCGACCCGGAGCCGTCGAACAGCTCGGCCTCCAGCGCCGGGACCCCGCCGCGCGGGCGCAGCGTCACCGAGCGCAGGGTCCCGCACAGGCAGGCCCGGGTGCGGTCGGGGACCTGCCCGCACGGGGTGCCCCCGTGGCGGACGGCGTCCTCCTGGGCCTCCTCGGCGGCCAGGTCGGACTCGGAGGCGGTGAAACGCGCGAGCGCACGCCGCCACAGCGGCGCGCTCAGCACTGAGGACTTCGACACGGCACCCACGATAGGCCCCTTCAGGACGACTGCGGTTCCAACGTCACCCGTCGCGACGGTGTTCCTCAGCGCACCTCAGTGATCTCGGGTCCGCGCTCGAAGGGCTTGAGCTCCTCCTGCCCCTCGCGCGGGGCCGGTCCGGGCGCCGCGGCGGCGGGGGCGCCGGGCTGGGGGGGCAGCGAGAGCGGGATCAGCTCGCGGGGGGCCATCGCCTCGGAGCCGCGGACGACGACGACGTCGCGCACCACGGACTCCAGCTCCGCGGCCGCGGCCGGGTCGTGGGCGGCGGGACCGGCGAACACCGCGCGCAGGAACCAGCGGGGCCCGTCGACCCCGACGAAGCGGGTCGGCTGGTGGGCGGTGCGCCCGTCCTCGGTCCGCACCGGCAGGCGGCACAGCAGCTCGCGGCCCAGCGGGCCGTCCTGCTCCTCGGCGGCCCCGCCCTGGGCGGCGACGGCCGCGGCGATCTCCGTGCGGATCTCGTCCCAGACCCCGCTGCTGCGGGGGGCGGCGAAGGTCTGCAGCTGCACCGTCGACCCGTTCATCCCGATCGTCACGGCGATGACGCGCTGGGAGGCCTCCTCGACCTCGAAGCGCAGCTCCATGCCCTCCCGCCCGGCCACGCGCAGACCGCCCAGCGCCAGCCGCCCGTCCTCGTCCTCGACCTCGGCGGCGTCGAAGGGGCCGCCGGTGCGGTCGAAGGCCTCGGGGGCGACCGTGCGGGCGGGGGCGCCGGCCTCGGCGGCCGCGCGGGCCTCGGGGTCGTCCACGACCCCGGCGGCGGCCGAGGGGACCTCGGCCCCGCTCTCGGCGGTGGTGGCGCTCTCGGCACCGGCCGCCGACCCGTCCTGGACGGCGGACTCGGCGACCTTGCGGCGGCGGAACAGGCTCACGGTCGCTCCTCGGGGGTGACGCTCGGGGTGGTGCTGGGAGTGGTGCCGACGGTCGGCCGGTGGGGGTGGAGGGCCTCGCTGCCCCCGGTGGAGCCGTGCCCCCCGGCGCCGCGGGCGGATCCCGGCAGCTGCGGCACCGGCACGAACTCCACGCGCTCGACGCGCTGCACGACGAGCTGGGCGATGCGGTCCCCCGCGCGCAGCTCGACGGCCTCGCGCAGGTCGGTGTTGTGCAGGGTGACCCGGATCTCGCCGCGGTAGCCCGCGTCCACCGTCCCCGGCGCGTTCAGGGTGGTGAGACCGCGCTTGGCGGCCAGTCCCGAGCGCGGGACCACGAACGCCGCGTAGCCCGCCGGCAGGGCGATGGAGACCCCGGTGGGGACGTTGACCCGCTCCCCCGGCCCCACGACGACGTCGACGCGGGTGGTGAGGTCGGCGCCGGCATCGCCCGGGTGGGCGTAGGTCGGCAGCGCCTCGGGGACGGTGAGCACCGTCTGGACCGCGAGGGTCGGCTGGAGCTGGTCGGTCACGGGGCTGGACACTACCGGTGCCCCCGCGCGTGCGACCCTGAGCCGGTGCAGAGCGTGGTGCGGGAGACGGGGTGGGACGGCCGCGAGCGGTGGTGGCCGGCGGTCACGACCTGGCTGTCGTGGTTGCCCGCGGTCTTCGGGGGCGCGCTGGTCGCGCTGCCGATCTGGGGTCCGCGGGGCGCGCTCGTCGGGGCGCTCCTCGGCGCCGCGCTGGCCGTGGGCGTGCTCCTCAGCCTCGCCTGGACCACGAGCCTGACCGACACCGAGTTCCGGGTCGGGCGGGCCCGGCTGCCGCTCGACGTCGTCGACGGGGTCGACGTCGTCGCGCGCGGGGAGCGCCGCGCGGCGCTGGGGCCGGGGCTGGACGCCCGGGCCCACCTGGCGATCCGGTCGTGGATCCCGACGGCGGTGCGGATCCACCTCGCCGACCCCCACGACCCCACGCCCTACTGGGTGGTCTCGACCCGCCACCCGCAGCGGCTGGCCGCGGAGATCAGGCGGCGCAGTCGCTGCAGATGATGCGCCCGTCCGGCTGCTCGTGCAGCTGGCTGCGGTGCACCACCAGGAAGCAGCTGGTGCAGGTGAACTCGTCCTGCTGGCGCGGGAGGACCCGCACCGACAGCTCCTCGTTGGACAGGTCGGCCCCGGGCAGCTCGAAGCCCTCGGCCGCCTCCGTCTCGTCCTCGTCGACGGCGCCCGAGCTCTTGTCCGTGCGACGGGCCTTGAGCTCCTCGATGGAGTCCTCGTTCAGCTCGTCGTCGTTCTTGCGCGGTGCGTCGTAGTCGGTCGCCATGACCCTGCCTCACACTCCATGCCGTCTCGTGGTGCGGTCACCGCCCTCGCGGTGCGGCGAGCCGGGCACCGCCCGTGCCCGGTCCACGCCCGCCCTCCGCGGGAGCGGTGCGGTCGAGCGAGCACGCATCATGACCTACCGGGGCGGGCGGTTCGAACCGGGGCGGGTCGCGGCACCACGACCACCCCAATGCCCGCATCCGTCTCACGGTGCACATCCTCGCTCACGCAACGACTTTGGTCGTCCACGAACGGACACCCCGGGAGTTGGCCGGAGCGGCCCGGGCCCGTACTCTGATCGCGTCCCCGCCGATCGGCCGCTCGTCCCACGCGTCCAGCGTCGGGCCGCGAGCGCCGGGCCCCCGAGCCGTCCAGGGAGGTGCCGTGCCCGTGCAGGAACCCAGTCCCACCCCGTCGTTCGTGGCCGAACTGTCCGAGCGCGTCCAGAGGACGCGCGCCACCATCGACTCCGCCGCCGCCTCGGGCGACGACGACCTCGCCCAGGCGTTCTTGGACGACCTCGAGGCCCTCGTGGACCTCGCCGCCGCGCACGACGTCGCGCTGCCCGACACCGTCGCCTACCTCGCCGACCACCAGTCCGGACGGGTCCTCGACCTGCGGTCCGGGGCGGAGTGCGCGACGGCTTGAGCCGGTCCCGGGCCTGACCCTCCACCTCGGGTGGAGGGTCAGGCTCCGTCGTCCGTCCCGGGGTCGTCCACCCCGGGGTCGCCCACCCCGGGGTCGCCGGCCCCGGCGTCGGCCAGGGCCCGCAGCAGGTGCGGGTGCAGGTCGCGCGAGGCAGCCACCAGCCCGTGACCGCCGGCGGCCGCGCCGGTGAAGTCGGTGACGACCGCCCCGGCCTCCGCGGCCACCAGGGCCCCGGCGGCGAGGTCCCACGGCTTCAGGCCGCGCTCGTAGTAGGCGTCGACGCGCCCCGCGGCCACCGAGCAGAGGTCCAGGGACGCCGCCCCGACCCGGCGCAGGTCGCGCACCCGCGGCAGCAGCCGGGCCACCACCGCCGCCTGCTCCGCGCGGCGGCGGGCGTCGTAGCCGAACCCCGTGGCCACCAGCGCCTGCCCCAGCTCCGGTCCCGTCGGCGCGGTCAGCGCCCGGGTGCCCCGCGCGTCGGTGAGCCGGGCCCCGCCCCCCAGGGCGGCCGACCACGTCTCGCCCTGGGAGGGGTCCACGACCGCCCCGGCCAGGACGGTCCAGGTGGCCGGGTCGGGCCGGGCGGCGGGGTCGGCGGCGCGCACCACGGCGACGCTCACGGCGTAGGCGCGCAGCCCGTAGAGGTAGTTCACCGTGCCGTCGATGGGGTCGACGACCCAGGTCAGCCCGCTGCGGCCGGGCCGGTGCCCCCCCTCCTCCCCCAGGAACCCGTCCTCGGGGCGCACCCGGGCCAGCTCGGTGCGCAGCAGCTGCTCGGAGGCGGTGTCCATGGCCGTCACCACGTCGGTGGGGCTGGACTTGGTCGAGGCGACCTCCACGCGGTCCGGGCGGCCGGCGGAGACGAGCTCCCCGGCCGCCAGGGCCACCGCGACGGCGACCTCGCGCAGCTCCTCGTTCACCCGCGGGCCACGGCCGGGGCGCGGTAGTCCTCGCCCGTCGCGGCGGGCACCTGGGCGCGCAGGTTGCGGCAGCAGTCCACCGGGCACACCGTGTGCGAGGCGCCGAGGGCGCCGGTGGCCGGACGGGCGGGGCTGCCGCCGCGCGCCTCCGCGGCCCGCTCCTCCACGAGGTCGACGAGGCCGGCCACGAACTGGGCGTGGGCACCGACGGTGGCGGCCCGGGCGAAGGGCAGGCCGATCTCCTCGGCGGTCTCGGCGGCCTCGGTGTCGAGGTCGAACTTGACCTCCATGTGGTCGCTGACGAAGCCGATCGGGGCGACGACGACGCCGGGCACCCCGGCGGCGTGCAGCTCGCGCAGGTGGTCGTTGACGTCGGGCTCCAGCCACGGCTGGGTGGGCGGGCCGCTGCGGGAGCAGTAGACGAGGTCCCAGGCCAGCTCCCGCCCGGCGCGCTCCCCCGCCCGGCGGGCGACCTCGGCGGCCACGTCGAGGTGCTGGCGCACGTAGGCGCCGCCGCCCGCGGCGGGCGGGCCGGAGACGTCGTTCATGGCGTCGGGGACGCTGTGGGTGACGAAGACCACGCGCGCGCCCGCGCGGGCGGGCTCGGGGAGCTCCTCCAGGGCGGCGGCCACGGCCTGGGCGTTGACGTCGGTGAACGCCGGGTGGTTGAAGTAGTGCCGGATCTTGTCGACCTCCAGGGAGCGGCCCTCCTCGGCCAGCGCCTGCAGCGCCTTGCCCAGGTCCTCCCGGTACTGCCGGCAGCTGGAGTACGAGGAGTAGGCGCTGGTGAAGACGGTGAGGACCCGCCGGGCCCCGGCCTCGTGGGCCTCGCGCAGGACGTCGGTGACGTAGGGCTCCCAGTTGCGGTTGCCCCACAGCAGCGGCAGGCCCGCCAGCCCGCGGGCGTCGAGCTCCACCCGCAGCTGGGCCAGCAGCTCCTTGTTCTGGTCGTTGATGGGGCTGCGGCCGCCGAAGTGCAGGTAGTGCTCGGCCACGGCCTCGAGGCGCTCGCGCGGGATGCCGCGCCCCCGCGTGACGTTCTCCAGGAACGGCATGACGTCGTCGGGGCCCTCCGGCCCCCCGAAGGAGAGCAGCAGCAGGGCGTCGTACGGCAGGTCGATCGGGCTCGCGTCGGTCACGCGCTCATTCTCCTGCCACGCCCGACCGCACGCGCCCCGGGGTCGGAGGTGGCAGAGTGCATCCGCGATGATGGTCGACCACACACAGCCGGGAGGACGCCCCTCATGCAGGACCTGAGGCTCGTCGGGGTCCACGACGACGGTGAGCACGTCGTGCTCGTGGCGACCGACGGCGGCCGGTACCGGCTGCGGGTCGACGAGGCGCTGCGCGCTGCCGTGCGCCGCGACCGCGCCCGCCTGGGTCAGCTGCAGATCCAGATGGAGGCGCAGCTGCGCCCGCGCGACATCCAGGCCCGGATCCGGGCCGGGGAGACCGCCGAGGACGTCGCCGCCGCCGGGGGGCTGACCCTGGAGCACGTCCGCCGCTACGAGGGTCCCGTGCTGGCCGAGCGCGCCCACGTCGCGGGGCTGGCCCGGCGGACCCCGCACGGCCGCTCCGCGGCGGCGGGCAGCCTCGACGACGTGGTCGTGGCCCGGCTCTCCGCCCGCGCGGTCGACCCCGACGGCGCCCGCTGGGACGCCTGGCGCGAGGACGACGGCTCCTGGACGGTGCAGTGCGAGTTCGTCGCCGGGGGCCGCGGCCGGGTGGCGCGCTGGGGCTTCGACCCCTCGGCCCGGGTGCTGTCCGCCCACGACGACGAGGCCCGCTGGCTGAGCGAGGAGGAGCCGTCCGAGCCGGGGCCGCTGCCCTCCCGTCGCCTGGTGTCGGTGGCCGGCGAGGGGCGCGCGGACCGCTCCGGCGAACGCGTCTACGACGTGGAGGCCGACGGCGGGGTCCGCTCGAATCCGACCGACGACCTGCTCGACGCGCTGGACGCGCAGCGGGGGGTGCGGCCGGAGGCCGCCCGGCCCCCCGAGCCCGCGGCGGAGGCCCCGGAGGCGGAGCTGCGCGTGGACGCGCTGACCGCGGACCCCCCGCCCGCGCACCCGGCGGCGTCGGCCCCGCAGGACCTCGAGGACCGGACCGTGCTGCCCGGCCCCGACCCGGAGCCCGCGCTCGACGCCGAGCCCGCGCTCGACGCCGAGCCGTCCCCCGCGGCCGAGCCGGAACCCGCACCGGAGGCGGAACCCGCCCCCGCGCCCGAACCCGAGCCCGCCCAGGCGGAGGCCGCGGCGGAACCGGCGCCCGTCCCCGAGGGCCCGGCCGGACCGCCCGCCCCCCGTCGTCGCAACCGTTCCGCGAAGCGGGCCGGCGGCGCCTCCGGGTCCAAGCGCCCCAGCGTCCCCAGCTGGGACGACATCATGTTCGGCACCAAGAAGGACTGACCCCGCCGGGCCGGCCGCACCGCGGCGGCCCGGCCGGCCGGTCCCGGGACCGGCCGGTCAGCAGGGCACGCAGAACAGCGGGACGAGGCGCTCGAGGTCGGACAGGGCCCCGTGCTGCCCCACGAGCCGCAGCGTCGCGGGACGCATCCGCGCCGAGTTCACCACCGCCAGGGGTTCGCGCATCACCGCGAGGACGTCGCCGATGCGCCCGGCGACCCGCTCCTCCACCGGCCCGAACCAGCCGGCGGCCACGGCCTCGGAGCGCAGCACGACCTCCGCGCTCGCCCCGAACCGCGCCCGCCACGCGGCGGCGACCTCCGGTGCGGCCCCGGCCTCGGTGTAGAGCTGGACGGCCCGCGGCTCCCCGCCGGCGTGGCGCACCCCGAGGCTGAGCTCCGGCTCCAGGGCCAGGTCGACGCGCTGGGACGGGGCGACGTCGACCATGCCGTGGTCGGCGGTCACGACGAGCAGGGTCCCGCGGGGCAGCCGCCGCGCCAGGGCGGCCAGGGCCTCGTCGACGCGCTCGAGCTCGGCGACCCACGCGGTGGAGTCGACGCCCTCCCCGTGCCCGGTGGAGTCCAGCTTGCCCCAGTACAGGTAGGTGAGCTGGTGCGGGGCGGAGCGGACGGCGCTCACGGCGGCGTCGACGCGGGCCTCGAGGCGGTCGGGGGTGCCGACGAAGCGCCCCCCGCGCAGCGCGGCCTCGGTGAGCCCGGACCCGTCGAAGTGCGGCGGGGCGACCCGCACGACGTCGACGCCGGCGGCGGCGATGCGCTGGAACAGCGTGGTGCGCGGCTGCCAGCGCCGGGGGTCGACGGCGGCGTCCCACTGCAGCTCGTTGAGCAGGACGTCGCGGTCGGGGTCGAGCACCTCGTACCCGACGAGGCCGTGCCCGCCGGGGGTCAGGCCGGTGCCCAGCAGACCCATGCTCGTCGCCGTCGTCGTGGGGAACCCGGCCGTGAGCGGGCGGTGCAGCCCGTCCGCGCGCCAGCGCCGCATCGTCGGCGCGTGCCCGGAACGGCTCCGCAGGGCGAGGTCGCCCATGCCGTCGACGAGGACCAGGCAGATGCGCCGGGCCTCGGGGACGGGCAGGTGCGGGGAGGCCGCGGCGAACTCGGCCACCCCCAGCGCCCGGCCCACCGCGGGGAGGAGGTCGGCGAGGGTGTCGCGGCCGTAGTCGGGCGCGGGCAGCCCCTCGGGCCCGGGAGCGAGCACGCGGGTCAGCGGGAGGTGACCGCGGACAGCGCGCGGGCGAAGGAGAGGGCGGCGGCCACGGCGTCGGCCCCCTCGGCGGCGCTGGCGATCCGGACGGTCAGGTCGTCGCCGGCGAGGGTGCCGGTGTAGCCGTGGTCGGCCTCGCAGTCGGGGTCGGGGCAGGACGCGGGTTCGAGGTCGACCCGCTGCAGCGCACCCCACCCGAGGGTGAGGCTGACCTCGGCCGG includes:
- a CDS encoding ferrochelatase; translation: MTDASPIDLPYDALLLLSFGGPEGPDDVMPFLENVTRGRGIPRERLEAVAEHYLHFGGRSPINDQNKELLAQLRVELDARGLAGLPLLWGNRNWEPYVTDVLREAHEAGARRVLTVFTSAYSSYSSCRQYREDLGKALQALAEEGRSLEVDKIRHYFNHPAFTDVNAQAVAAALEELPEPARAGARVVFVTHSVPDAMNDVSGPPAAGGGAYVRQHLDVAAEVARRAGERAGRELAWDLVYCSRSGPPTQPWLEPDVNDHLRELHAAGVPGVVVAPIGFVSDHMEVKFDLDTEAAETAEEIGLPFARAATVGAHAQFVAGLVDLVEERAAEARGGSPARPATGALGASHTVCPVDCCRNLRAQVPAATGEDYRAPAVARG
- a CDS encoding alkaline phosphatase family protein; translated protein: MLAPGPEGLPAPDYGRDTLADLLPAVGRALGVAEFAAASPHLPVPEARRICLVLVDGMGDLALRSRSGHAPTMRRWRADGLHRPLTAGFPTTTATSMGLLGTGLTPGGHGLVGYEVLDPDRDVLLNELQWDAAVDPRRWQPRTTLFQRIAAAGVDVVRVAPPHFDGSGLTEAALRGGRFVGTPDRLEARVDAAVSAVRSAPHQLTYLYWGKLDSTGHGEGVDSTAWVAELERVDEALAALARRLPRGTLLVVTADHGMVDVAPSQRVDLALEPELSLGVRHAGGEPRAVQLYTEAGAAPEVAAAWRARFGASAEVVLRSEAVAAGWFGPVEERVAGRIGDVLAVMREPLAVVNSARMRPATLRLVGQHGALSDLERLVPLFCVPC
- a CDS encoding inositol monophosphatase family protein, coding for MNEELREVAVAVALAAGELVSAGRPDRVEVASTKSSPTDVVTAMDTASEQLLRTELARVRPEDGFLGEEGGHRPGRSGLTWVVDPIDGTVNYLYGLRAYAVSVAVVRAADPAARPDPATWTVLAGAVVDPSQGETWSAALGGGARLTDARGTRALTAPTGPELGQALVATGFGYDARRRAEQAAVVARLLPRVRDLRRVGAASLDLCSVAAGRVDAYYERGLKPWDLAAGALVAAEAGAVVTDFTGAAAGGHGLVAASRDLHPHLLRALADAGAGDPGVGDPGVDDPGTDDGA
- a CDS encoding DUF4193 domain-containing protein, with amino-acid sequence MATDYDAPRKNDDELNEDSIEELKARRTDKSSGAVDEDETEAAEGFELPGADLSNEELSVRVLPRQQDEFTCTSCFLVVHRSQLHEQPDGRIICSDCAA
- a CDS encoding DUF3093 domain-containing protein, with product MQSVVRETGWDGRERWWPAVTTWLSWLPAVFGGALVALPIWGPRGALVGALLGAALAVGVLLSLAWTTSLTDTEFRVGRARLPLDVVDGVDVVARGERRAALGPGLDARAHLAIRSWIPTAVRIHLADPHDPTPYWVVSTRHPQRLAAEIRRRSRCR
- the sepH gene encoding septation protein SepH; this translates as MQDLRLVGVHDDGEHVVLVATDGGRYRLRVDEALRAAVRRDRARLGQLQIQMEAQLRPRDIQARIRAGETAEDVAAAGGLTLEHVRRYEGPVLAERAHVAGLARRTPHGRSAAAGSLDDVVVARLSARAVDPDGARWDAWREDDGSWTVQCEFVAGGRGRVARWGFDPSARVLSAHDDEARWLSEEEPSEPGPLPSRRLVSVAGEGRADRSGERVYDVEADGGVRSNPTDDLLDALDAQRGVRPEAARPPEPAAEAPEAELRVDALTADPPPAHPAASAPQDLEDRTVLPGPDPEPALDAEPALDAEPSPAAEPEPAPEAEPAPAPEPEPAQAEAAAEPAPVPEGPAGPPAPRRRNRSAKRAGGASGSKRPSVPSWDDIMFGTKKD